In Brassica napus cultivar Da-Ae unplaced genomic scaffold, Da-Ae ScsIHWf_834;HRSCAF=1189, whole genome shotgun sequence, the genomic stretch GTTCACGGCTTCGTCATGTGAATGGAATGCAATTGTGGAAAACTCACACTGATGTTGTAGTTATGCCTCCTCCGGACAGGATCATGCCAGGAAGACCAAAGAACAATGATAGAATCCGTGAGCCAGCTGAAGCTCTTCCATCCCAGGTTCTATCTACACGTGAAAAAATTCAAATGGTATTTGCATTTACTACACATTTACTCTGTTTTACACTGAGTAGTATCAATTGACATTATCATCTTCTGGTCTCTATTTGCGTTTACAGACCTGCAGTAATTGTCAAGAAGTCGGACACAATATACGCTCATGCAAGCATGAAGCCGTGTCTAAACCACCTAAGAGACCTCAAGGAAGACCGAGCAAAAAGCATAAGATAATGGTAGAAGAAGACGTTATCACTCAGCCAACACAATCCTCCATAGTTTCTTAGAAGATGATACAAACGTTTCTTTTCTTACGTTATGCCTTTTGATGATGTCAGTTTGTCTTGGTGAAACTATGTTACACTTTATGatgctctgttttttttggtataCAATGTGATGTTCTGTTTTAATGATAAAATTATGCTAGTTTGATCTATGTTGTtgataaaacaaaagataatggTTTAAGGAGATGTTTTTTAAATGagaatatttagttttataactCGTTTTCAGCTTATTCAAGTTCAATAGTTTTATTAAtcttataaaaaattgaaagtttgTTCGTAGAAACTAAGGAATGACAATGATAATGCTTGTTCACGTTCAAGTCTTAAATTTAAgaattaaagattttttttcttaggttAGTTGTGATCATGTCCGTCTCAAACATATAATGGGCCATGTGCTATACAAATTTTGAGGCTCATTTCTTCATACAAATATGCTTGGTTGTGATGATGATTGTCGCACACTCTGTTTTCTgaaagtgtgtgtgtgtgtttttttttttggtaatcgtgtgtttttttttactaaagatTAAGACACCTTGTTGTTTTACTTGTAGAATTTTGACAACATGTTGTTTTGTTACAATAAAACAACACTTTCTTATTGTTGACGGAAGCTGTCTAGGGATTAAACGTTCTTAAAAGTAAAGGGTTAATTATACTAACAGACTTTAGTTCAGAGGTTGTCTTATTGGATGACCGGCTAGGTTCAGggtttgttttattaaattcccttttttttttggtcaaagtcATTTTGGTTTCTTAAAGCACACATCTTGGGCACCTGCACTGCACCCCACCCCTAAATCATACGTCGTCGTAAGGAATTTCCAGCGATTATTAGTCTTCTTAACAAATTCTAAAATTTCTTGTTGCTGctatgaaacataaaatttcttcTTGTTGCTAAGAAACATAAAGTTCATTTCTTTTTGTCAAATCATTTCGTTTGTGAACTCTGAATAATTTGTTTCAGTATGAGTGAGAAGAGATATCATATATCATGACTCTCTATTTATTCGTCTTAAGAACaaaccatatattttttaagcaaaaaaaaaccccatatatttttgaatttgttaACTGCAGCCTTTTTCCGAAACAAGTACTTAGGTTGAAGCAATCATGATATCTTTACTTGCCTATGGTGTATCGTTCTTTCATGCATGTTTTTATCATCTTCACCAGCTGAACTGGGGTCAACTTTTAAATAGATTTCATTGCCAGTGGATCTAAGATAATAGTTTCAGACTACACAAGATACATTGTTGAAACAGGGAGATTGTACAATAATCACATTACAAGAAAATTCCAGATATAAAGatggtttattttattatttaaaaaagaatcTATTCGGTCCCAgcgatcttcttcttcaaggaaTCAATATCCTCAGCCAGTTCCTTTCTACTTGACTGAAACAAAGATGAACAGATATAATTTGATTAATGTCAGATCATTGATGcttttatagattttataacCTTAGTCGCAGCTATGTTACCTTGAAGAGGAGGTATCTGTAGACGAACCATCCTGTGTAGCCGAGACCAACAAGTTCCATAACTTTGGGAAGCTACACtcgaaacaaacaaacatcagTCGGGTCAAACCCATTACACTTTCTGATATCTACaactaaaagtttttttttttaaaaaggattgTATTGTTACCAGAGGAACAGAGTTGATGGCACCAACAACAATGGAAGATAACCAAACAGCAACAATGGCTCCTCCTCCATATATTATTACAGTCGACTTGTTCTCAAGACCATCCCACTGCACCAAAACcgataatcaaaacaaaacacaaagccAATCCAACTCAGTTCAAGCAATGGCTTCTTACCTTTTCCTTCAAGTCTGTGAAGAGTTCGTTGGTGTCAATGGACGTTGAGGTCTCATCTGATGAAGAAGCTCTCATCTTCATCAATTCACCCTTCTGCGAACCATTACCTGCGATTTAAACCGTACAAGATCTATTAAACCaagattatattataaaaccgagcttaattttgaatttaaaccACTATACCGAACCTGAAACTAGCTTCGGCGGAACAGTGAAAGAGGATCGGCCAAAAGAGCGAGGAGGCAGCGGAGGAAGGTAAGGAACGGCGGAGAAGCGGTCGGAGACGGAGGTGACACGTGGAATCATCACTGCCACAGAGGACGAAGCTGCTACTGTCATCGCCATCGAAACACACCAGATAatctattcttcttcttcttcacactcGATTTTCTTTTCAGCTGCGCTTTTTTGACTAGACAAGGTTTCGTATAGCAACACGTGGACGTTCCTTGTGGTCTTATTGGTTGCTGCTCTTAGAGCAACCCCATTGAGGGTTTTAAACAGGTTCATGGGCTCAGGTTTTGAGGCCTTTTggataaaaataaatgagaaattGGGTTTAATTTGGCGACCCGCCTCTTACCTGTGATCCCGTCCGATACGGGTTCAGCACAGGTGTCGCATTCTGATTGGTGAAGGGGAGTAGAGGTCACGCGCTTGAACGCGGAGAGAGAATCATTTCTCTCATTTTTGCGAGAAAGCTAGGGTTTGCTCTGTGTGGCGATTTTATTTGCGACGCCGAGCTCTCACCCATTTTCTCCCCTTTTCTCGATCGATTCGGCGCCGGATTGTCTCCTCCAGGACCAGAGGTGAGTTCCGAGTCGATTGACGTTTA encodes the following:
- the LOC106398836 gene encoding protein CURVATURE THYLAKOID 1A, chloroplastic gives rise to the protein MAMTVAASSSVAVMIPRVTSVSDRFSAVPYLPPLPPRSFGRSSFTVPPKLVSGNGSQKGELMKMRASSSDETSTSIDTNELFTDLKEKWDGLENKSTVIIYGGGAIVAVWLSSIVVGAINSVPLLPKVMELVGLGYTGWFVYRYLLFKSSRKELAEDIDSLKKKIAGTE